The following coding sequences are from one Leptolyngbya sp. NIES-3755 window:
- a CDS encoding acyl carrier protein phosphodiesterase (ab initio prediction:Prodigal:2.6;~similar to AA sequence:cyanobase_aa:all2105), giving the protein MASILHLDSSPRGDRSKSRKLAKKFIDAWQDLHPDDMITYRDLRQTPVPHVTEDWIAASFTTPEALTSEMAELLKFSDELVDEFLAADRCVFSVPMYNFSIPSNFKAYIDQVVRVGRTFIEENGQVKGLANGKKVLFITSRGVEFEAGSPYEGWDSQEPALRYAFQYMGVTDIQFIHANGLDMGDEARKRGLDEAQSKIQELVNGW; this is encoded by the coding sequence ATGGCAAGCATTCTGCATCTTGATTCAAGTCCACGGGGCGATCGCTCCAAATCTCGCAAGTTGGCAAAGAAGTTTATCGATGCGTGGCAAGACTTACATCCTGATGACATGATCACCTATCGTGATTTAAGACAAACGCCAGTTCCTCATGTCACCGAAGACTGGATTGCGGCTTCTTTTACTACGCCAGAAGCACTGACTTCAGAAATGGCTGAACTGCTGAAGTTTTCTGATGAGTTAGTGGATGAGTTTTTGGCAGCCGATCGATGTGTGTTCAGTGTGCCAATGTACAACTTCAGCATTCCGTCCAATTTCAAGGCATACATTGATCAAGTGGTTCGTGTGGGTCGCACATTCATCGAGGAGAATGGTCAAGTCAAAGGACTTGCGAACGGTAAAAAAGTGTTGTTCATCACATCGCGAGGCGTTGAGTTTGAAGCAGGGTCTCCTTATGAGGGGTGGGATAGTCAGGAACCTGCGCTCCGGTATGCTTTTCAATACATGGGTGTGACCGACATTCAGTTCATTCATGCCAATGGTCTAGATATGGGAGACGAGGCACGAAAACGGGGGCTAGACGAAGCACAATCTAAAATTCAAGAGCTAGTGAATGGCTGGTAG
- a CDS encoding hypothetical protein (hypothetical protein slr0318;~similar to AA sequence:cyanobase_aa:LBDG_56810), translated as MNQPKFFVTPGYGEYMLNELHFSQAVKIGDRVETSGQGGWDDDLQIPEAIADEIAQAFRNVEQTLATAGASWEHVVHVNSYHVGGFPPEVNDVMVKLFRHYMPNHAPIWTQVGVAALGLPTMRIEIRVTAIVP; from the coding sequence ATGAATCAGCCCAAGTTTTTTGTTACTCCCGGTTATGGCGAATACATGCTGAATGAATTGCATTTCTCACAAGCCGTAAAAATTGGCGATCGAGTGGAGACATCCGGTCAAGGCGGCTGGGATGACGATCTACAAATTCCCGAAGCGATCGCAGACGAAATTGCTCAAGCGTTTCGGAACGTAGAGCAGACCTTGGCGACTGCTGGTGCAAGTTGGGAGCATGTTGTCCACGTTAATTCTTACCATGTTGGAGGGTTTCCTCCGGAGGTTAACGATGTGATGGTCAAGCTATTTCGTCATTACATGCCTAACCATGCCCCAATTTGGACACAGGTAGGAGTTGCAGCTCTTGGACTTCCAACGATGCGTATTGAAATCCGCGTCACTGCAATTGTTCCGTGA
- a CDS encoding metallo-beta-lactamase family protein (similar to AA sequence:cyanobase_aa:AM1_5412), translated as MFSRLIIVVATTVLTIVISCLFPAVSLSKSAIAQVPGVYPFKLGDFTITVLSDGTLPQDLHTLLSNTNPTETDRLLQKNFLTNPVEASINAFLIDTGDQQVLVDTGAGDFFGPKLGGKLQTSLKAAGYTPNEIDAILLTHIHTDHSGGLVEQGKRVFPAATLYVGKPDVDFWSDRANAKRFNVAEKYFDEAAKTVKPYLDAGKVKSFSGKTSLLPGITAHPTPGHTPGHSCYVAASKGESIEFWGDIVHFASVQFPKPEITVAYDVDANAAAAQRKTQFARAEASRILVAGAHLPFPGVGHLRAAEQGYAWVPVDYRWREP; from the coding sequence ATGTTTTCTAGACTGATAATAGTGGTTGCAACCACAGTGCTAACGATTGTGATCTCTTGTCTTTTTCCAGCGGTATCACTGAGCAAAAGTGCGATCGCTCAAGTGCCAGGTGTCTATCCATTCAAGTTAGGTGATTTCACAATTACGGTCCTGAGTGACGGCACACTTCCCCAGGATCTACATACGCTGCTGTCGAATACGAACCCAACAGAAACCGATCGCCTGCTTCAGAAAAACTTTCTGACTAATCCTGTCGAGGCATCGATTAATGCTTTCTTGATCGACACTGGAGATCAACAAGTACTCGTGGACACGGGAGCCGGGGACTTTTTTGGTCCAAAACTGGGCGGTAAGCTTCAAACATCGTTAAAGGCAGCAGGCTACACGCCTAACGAGATTGATGCAATTCTCCTGACTCATATTCATACCGATCATAGTGGGGGGCTAGTCGAACAGGGGAAACGGGTGTTTCCTGCCGCCACGCTCTATGTCGGCAAGCCAGATGTCGATTTCTGGTCCGATCGAGCAAATGCCAAGCGATTCAACGTTGCTGAAAAGTACTTTGACGAAGCCGCGAAAACGGTCAAACCTTATTTAGATGCAGGCAAGGTGAAATCGTTTTCTGGCAAGACATCTCTGCTACCGGGAATCACCGCGCATCCCACACCCGGACACACTCCTGGTCATAGCTGCTATGTAGCGGCAAGCAAGGGCGAGAGCATCGAGTTTTGGGGCGATATTGTTCACTTTGCTTCGGTGCAATTTCCCAAGCCAGAAATTACAGTTGCTTATGATGTCGATGCCAATGCTGCTGCGGCACAACGCAAAACACAGTTTGCGAGAGCGGAAGCATCCCGAATTTTGGTAGCAGGCGCACATTTGCCCTTTCCCGGCGTTGGACACCTTCGGGCAGCAGAACAAGGTTATGCCTGGGTGCCAGTAGATTACCGCTGGCGTGAACCCTAA
- a CDS encoding alpha/beta hydrolase fold protein (similar to AA sequence:cyanobase_aa:Ava_C0107): protein MPYVTVGQENSATIDLYYEDLGTGQPIVLIHGFPLNGHSWEKQTLVLLNAGYRVITYDRRGFGNSSQPSFGYDYDTFAADLNTLMTQLDLQNTVLVGFSMGTGEVTRYLGKYGSERVQKAVLMAPVPPFLLKTNDNLEGVDQSVFDGIMKAIVEDRPAYFSAFFKAFFNVDELLGKRISNEAIQASWNVAVGASAKGTLDCVPSWLTDFRDDLPRIDVPTLIIHGDADRILPLESTAARLPKLIKNSQLVVIPGGPHAINWTHADQVNPLLLNFLQG from the coding sequence ATGCCTTACGTGACTGTCGGTCAAGAAAATTCTGCAACGATTGATCTCTACTACGAAGATCTGGGCACAGGTCAACCGATTGTTCTGATTCATGGATTTCCCCTCAACGGTCATTCGTGGGAAAAGCAGACCTTAGTGCTGCTGAATGCAGGGTATCGAGTCATTACCTACGATCGCCGTGGATTTGGCAACTCTAGTCAACCCTCGTTTGGCTATGACTACGATACCTTCGCCGCCGATTTGAATACCCTCATGACCCAGCTTGACTTGCAAAATACCGTGTTGGTTGGCTTCTCAATGGGGACCGGTGAAGTGACGCGCTATCTGGGCAAGTATGGCTCAGAACGGGTGCAAAAAGCGGTGCTAATGGCTCCGGTTCCACCCTTTTTGTTAAAGACGAACGACAATCTAGAGGGCGTTGACCAAAGTGTTTTCGATGGCATTATGAAAGCGATCGTTGAAGACCGCCCAGCTTACTTTTCTGCGTTTTTCAAAGCGTTCTTCAATGTGGATGAGTTGCTGGGTAAGCGGATTAGCAATGAAGCAATTCAGGCAAGTTGGAATGTGGCTGTAGGAGCTTCTGCGAAAGGGACTTTAGACTGTGTACCATCCTGGCTGACTGATTTCCGCGATGATCTGCCCCGCATTGATGTGCCGACTCTGATCATTCATGGCGATGCCGATCGTATTTTGCCACTTGAGTCCACCGCAGCAAGACTCCCGAAGCTGATTAAAAACAGTCAACTGGTGGTCATTCCTGGCGGACCGCACGCCATTAACTGGACTCACGCGGATCAGGTTAATCCCTTGTTGTTGAACTTTCTTCAGGGGTGA
- a CDS encoding short-chain dehydrogenase/reductase SDR (similar to AA sequence:cyanobase_aa:Npun_R1992) — protein MSHKLAGKVALVTGGTSGIGLATAKRFVVEGAYVFITGRRQTELDAAVDEIGKNVTGIQGDVSNLADLDRLYATIEQEQGHLDVVFANAGVGQPIPLGSITEEHFDKTFNINVKGLLFTVQKALPLMPEGAAIILNASTNSIKGTPAFSVYGATKAAVRSFARTWTLDLKDRQIRVNAISPGTTPTPGYDQFGLSEEQLKEFVKSDANKIPLGRVGTPDEIAKAVVFLASDDSSFVNGIELFVDGGMAQI, from the coding sequence ATGTCACACAAACTCGCAGGAAAAGTTGCGCTTGTCACTGGCGGCACGAGCGGCATTGGTCTTGCCACTGCTAAGCGATTCGTTGTCGAAGGTGCCTATGTCTTTATCACGGGTCGTCGTCAGACTGAACTTGATGCGGCTGTAGACGAGATTGGTAAGAATGTGACTGGCATTCAGGGCGATGTCTCAAATCTGGCAGACCTTGATCGGCTTTACGCCACGATCGAGCAAGAGCAAGGTCACTTGGATGTGGTCTTTGCGAATGCTGGCGTTGGACAACCCATCCCGCTCGGATCGATCACCGAAGAACACTTTGACAAAACCTTCAACATCAACGTCAAAGGTCTACTTTTCACTGTGCAGAAGGCACTGCCACTGATGCCAGAGGGTGCTGCCATCATCCTGAATGCCTCAACTAATTCCATCAAGGGCACTCCAGCCTTCAGCGTGTATGGCGCGACTAAAGCTGCCGTGAGATCGTTTGCCCGCACCTGGACACTCGACCTCAAAGACCGACAAATTCGAGTGAATGCGATCAGCCCTGGTACCACTCCGACTCCCGGTTACGACCAATTTGGACTCAGTGAAGAGCAGTTGAAAGAATTTGTGAAGAGCGATGCCAACAAGATCCCATTGGGAAGAGTTGGCACGCCCGACGAGATCGCCAAAGCTGTTGTCTTTCTGGCTTCCGATGACAGCAGCTTCGTCAACGGCATCGAGTTGTTTGTGGATGGCGGCATGGCACAAATCTAA